A region of Bacillus cabrialesii DNA encodes the following proteins:
- the phoA gene encoding alkaline phosphatase PhoA, giving the protein MNLFQNMKTKLLPIAAVTVLTAGVFAGAELQQTEKASAKKQDKAEIRNVIVMIGDGMGTPYINAYRSMKNNGKTPNNPKLTEFDRNLTGMMMTHPDDPDHNITDSAAAGTALATGVKTYNNAIGVDKNRKKVKSVLEEAKQQGKSTGLVATSEINHATPAAYGAHNESRKNMNQIANSYMDDKIKGKQKIDVLLGGGKSYFNRKDRNVTKEFKQAGYSYVTTKEALKKNKDQQVLGLFADGGLAKALDRDSKTPSLKDMTVSAIDRLNQNKKGFFLMVEGSQIDWAAHDNDTVGAMSEVKDFEQAYKAAIDFAKKDKHTLVIANADHTTGGFTIGANGEKNWHAEPILAAKKTPEFMAKKISEGKPAKDVLTRYTNLTFTSEEIKSIQAAAQADKSKGAYKAIIKIFNTRSNSGWTSADHTGEEVPVYAYGPGKEKFRGLINNTDQATIIFKILKTGK; this is encoded by the coding sequence ATGAATTTGTTTCAAAACATGAAAACAAAACTTTTGCCAATTGCCGCTGTTACTGTCCTCACAGCCGGAGTCTTTGCCGGAGCCGAGCTGCAGCAAACCGAAAAGGCAAGCGCCAAAAAACAAGACAAAGCCGAAATCAGAAATGTCATTGTGATGATCGGCGACGGCATGGGGACGCCTTACATAAACGCCTATCGTTCCATGAAAAATAACGGTAAAACACCGAATAATCCAAAATTAACTGAATTTGACCGGAACCTGACAGGCATGATGATGACACACCCGGATGACCCCGACCATAATATCACAGACTCAGCAGCCGCCGGAACAGCATTAGCGACAGGCGTGAAGACATATAACAATGCAATTGGCGTTGATAAAAACAGGAAAAAAGTAAAATCAGTACTGGAAGAGGCCAAACAGCAAGGCAAGTCAACAGGGCTTGTCGCAACGTCTGAAATTAACCACGCCACACCAGCCGCATACGGCGCCCACAATGAATCACGGAAAAACATGAACCAAATCGCCAACAGCTATATGGATGACAAAATAAAAGGCAAACAAAAAATAGACGTTTTGCTTGGCGGCGGAAAATCGTATTTTAACCGCAAGGACCGAAATGTAACGAAGGAATTCAAACAAGCGGGCTACAGCTATGTGACAACAAAAGAAGCGCTGAAGAAAAATAAAGATCAGCAGGTGCTCGGGCTTTTCGCAGACGGTGGGCTTGCTAAAGCGCTCGACCGTGACAGTAAAACACCGTCTCTTAAAGACATGACGGTTTCAGCCATTGACCGCCTGAACCAAAATAAAAAAGGATTTTTCTTGATGGTCGAAGGAAGCCAAATCGACTGGGCCGCCCATGACAATGATACAGTAGGAGCCATGAGTGAGGTTAAAGATTTTGAACAGGCCTACAAAGCCGCGATTGATTTTGCGAAAAAAGATAAACATACGCTTGTCATTGCAAACGCTGACCATACAACCGGCGGATTCACCATTGGCGCAAACGGTGAAAAAAATTGGCACGCGGAGCCGATTCTCGCAGCGAAAAAAACACCTGAATTTATGGCAAAAAAAATCAGTGAAGGCAAACCGGCCAAAGATGTGCTCACCCGCTATACAAATCTGACATTTACATCTGAAGAAATCAAAAGTATTCAAGCCGCTGCACAAGCTGACAAAAGCAAAGGCGCCTACAAAGCCATCATCAAGATTTTTAACACACGATCTAACAGCGGCTGGACAAGTGCCGATCATACCGGCGAAGAAGTGCCAGTATACGCGTACGGCCCTGGAAAAGAGAAATTCCGCGGACTGATTAACAATACCGATCAGGCAACTATCATATTTAAGATTTTAAAAACAGGAAAATAA
- a CDS encoding LysM peptidoglycan-binding domain-containing protein, with protein MKKQIITATTAVVLGSTLFAGAASAQSIKVKKGDTLWDLSRKYDTTISKIKSENHLRSDFIYAGQTLSINGKSTSSKSSSSSSSSSSTYKVKSGDSLWKISKKYGMTVSELKKLNGLKSDLLRIGQVLKLKGSTSSKSSSSSKVSTSSTSTYKVKRGDSLSKIAKQYGTTVSKLKSLNGLKSDVIYVNQVLKVKGTSSKTVSSSSSSSSSSKTSSATSLNVSKLVSDAKALIGTPYKWGGTTTSGFDCSGFIWYVLNKQTSVGRTSTAGYWSSMKSVSSPSVGDFVFFTTYKSGPSHMGIYIGNNSFVHAGSDGVQISSLDNSYWKPRYLGAKRF; from the coding sequence ATGAAAAAGCAAATCATTACAGCGACGACAGCAGTCGTTTTAGGATCGACATTATTTGCAGGAGCGGCATCTGCGCAAAGCATTAAGGTGAAAAAAGGCGACACGTTATGGGATCTTTCAAGAAAATACGACACAACGATCAGTAAAATTAAATCAGAGAACCACCTTCGTTCTGATTTCATTTACGCAGGACAGACGTTATCGATTAACGGCAAATCGACAAGCTCAAAAAGCAGCAGCTCTTCATCATCATCTTCTTCTACATACAAAGTAAAGAGCGGAGACAGCCTGTGGAAAATTTCAAAAAAATACGGCATGACAGTCAGTGAACTGAAAAAACTGAATGGCTTAAAATCAGATTTGCTCCGCATTGGACAAGTCCTGAAATTGAAAGGTTCAACAAGCTCAAAGAGCTCTAGCTCATCAAAGGTATCAACGTCTTCAACTTCTACTTATAAAGTGAAACGCGGGGACAGTCTGTCTAAAATCGCAAAACAATACGGCACGACAGTTAGCAAATTGAAAAGCTTAAACGGCTTAAAATCAGATGTCATCTATGTCAACCAAGTGTTGAAAGTGAAAGGAACAAGCTCAAAAACTGTTTCTTCCAGCTCTTCATCATCTTCAAGCAGCAAAACATCATCTGCTACATCACTTAATGTGAGCAAGCTGGTTTCTGATGCAAAAGCGTTAATCGGAACGCCATACAAATGGGGCGGAACGACAACTTCCGGCTTTGACTGCAGCGGATTCATCTGGTACGTACTGAATAAACAAACAAGTGTGGGCAGAACAAGCACTGCGGGTTACTGGAGTTCTATGAAGAGCGTTTCCAGCCCTTCTGTCGGTGATTTTGTCTTCTTCACAACATATAAATCCGGCCCTTCTCACATGGGGATTTATATTGGAAACAACAGTTTTGTTCATGCGGGATCTGACGGCGTGCAAATCAGCAGCCTGGACAACAGCTACTGGAAGCCTCGTTACCTCGGCGCGAAAAGATTCTAA